Proteins encoded together in one Benincasa hispida cultivar B227 chromosome 1, ASM972705v1, whole genome shotgun sequence window:
- the LOC120091096 gene encoding non-specific lipid-transfer protein 2-like: MKNLSFTSLHLLVVAMAALLTGARLAEAVTCSTMELSPCIGAFTSTAPPSAACCSKLKEQQPCFCGYIKNPKLGAYVKSPRAKTVISTCGVSFPKC, encoded by the coding sequence atgaaaaacctTTCGTTCACAAGTCTTCACCTTTTGGTGGTGGCAATGGCGGCGCTTCTCACTGGAGCTCGTCTCGCCGAGGCGGTGACTTGCAGCACTATGGAGCTTAGTCCATGCATCGGTGCATTCACGTCGACGGCGCCACCGTCGGCCGCTTGCTGCAGTAAGCTGAAAGAGCAACAACCGTGCTTTTGTGGGTACATCAAGAACCCAAAGTTGGGAGCTTACGTGAAATCTCCTCGTGCCAAAACTGTTATTTCCACATGCGGTGTTTCCTTCCCCAAATGCTAG